The nucleotide window GTCAAGACCACCTGGCATCCCATCGAGAATATCGGGCCTTCAGGGTCTGGTTATTGATCCAGCCTACCTATGGAGGCGTACATCGTAGTTGCGGTCATTCTATTCCTTATCGTATTCCTGTATAAGGAGTATCTCCGCCCTGCGATAAGTTTTGTCATCGGGGTCTCCGTGCTCCTAATCTCTGGAGTCATTAGTCCCCAAGAAGCCTTGCATGGCTTTGCCAATGAGCAATTGGCAGTTATCATCCTCCTACTCATCCTGAGTAGTACACTTGGCCGTACACGGGTCATCGATCAGGCATTCGGAGCATTCTTCAAAGAGAAGGATAGCCCCAGATTCTTCTATATCAAGATGCTGAGTGGAGTAGGGGTGGCCTCTGCCTTTCTGAACAATACGCCTCTTGTGGCCATGATGATGCCCTATGTCAATAAATGGACCAAGGAACATGGGGAAGATGTTGCCAAATACCTCATTCCCCTCTCCTTCGCTTCTATACTAGGAGGCTGTGTCACACTGATAGGGACTTCGACCAATCTGATAGCCAATGGACTCGCCATCGAGTATGGTGAAGAGGGGCTAGAGATCTTCGACTTCGTATACGTAGGAGTACCCATGTTGGTGATAGGAATCGTCTATCTGCTCTTATTCCATAGAACCTTATTGCCGCAATCTTCTCCGGATGATTCAATATCAGACCGAGGAAGGGAATACTGTGTTGAGACCATTGTCAAAAAAGGATCACCCTTGATCGGGCGGACGGTCGAAGAAGCAGGGCTAAGGAATATGGAAGACCTCTTCCTATTTGAGATCATCAAGAAGAATCGGGTCGTCAGACCGGCACCGCCAGACGCAAAACTACTAGAGGGTGACCGGCTGCTGTTCGTGGGGGATACCATGAGTGTGGCCCAGTTGAGTAGTCCGAAATTGGGATTGAGCCTTCCTTCTAGATCTACCATCCCCGAGGCAGATAGGGACAGTATCGTAGAACTGGTCGTAACCCCGAATAGCGACCTGGTCAACAAAAAGGTGAAACGCTCCGAATTCAGGAGTCTTTTCAAT belongs to Flavobacteriales bacterium and includes:
- a CDS encoding SLC13 family permease; amino-acid sequence: MEAYIVVAVILFLIVFLYKEYLRPAISFVIGVSVLLISGVISPQEALHGFANEQLAVIILLLILSSTLGRTRVIDQAFGAFFKEKDSPRFFYIKMLSGVGVASAFLNNTPLVAMMMPYVNKWTKEHGEDVAKYLIPLSFASILGGCVTLIGTSTNLIANGLAIEYGEEGLEIFDFVYVGVPMLVIGIVYLLLFHRTLLPQSSPDDSISDRGREYCVETIVKKGSPLIGRTVEEAGLRNMEDLFLFEIIKKNRVVRPAPPDAKLLEGDRLLFVGDTMSVAQLSSPKLGLSLPSRSTIPEADRDSIVELVVTPNSDLVNKKVKRSEFRSLFN